The genomic window GAGATCACGAGTCTGCTCGAGAAATGTGAACGACAGCGCGTGCGGGACGTCTTAACGCAAGAGCACAAGAAGATGGAGAAAGAGCTGGCACAAAAACGACAGCAGAAACTGCAGCAAGCCAAGAAAGACTCTGGAGACAAGACTGACACAACACTCAAAGGATACACAGTCAAGATTAACAATTATGGTGCGTTCATACCTCAGGATAATAGGTATAGGCTATTCCACCGTAACGCATGGTCTAACAAACATGTCGTTTATCTCAATTTTAGGATGGGACCAGTCTGACAAGTTCGTCAAAATCTACATCACACTGAAAGGAGTGCATACTATTCCTGCTGAAAATGTTGAGGCCAACTTCACAGAGAGGTGTGGTCTCACATTAAACATTGCTGAATTTTGGTTATGAACCATTTTTATTATGGTAAAATCATGGACACATATTTCAGTAAataggtctcatttgttaagattagtaaatgcattacctaagatgaactaacaatgagcaatattttttaagcatttattattctttattaacatattaGTTATCTAAAAtaatagggctgggtattgacacaattttcacgattcgattcgatatcgattattttggatgtagtatttcagttacagtacatggcaaattctcaactaatgctgtaaactacacatgggggtcagttggtactactataataatattgaaggttaaattaacttatttatatacaagcacttaaattacactcaatgatgtttttattataaataaagtttagaattacataatcatatttctactccaattcgttttttttaaatataaacatttaaatcgcggctgtcataactgacTTATTCAAacgtgcattaaatattgaagaacattaaaaattataatgaatatgtaaaggtgcatagctatatttatcagaatgttgctttctagagttcacttttctagctgactaatgagtttatcgTCACTGAATATGTGTAACGTTACGTGacaaagctgttttattgacgtctttctgaagttgaaacaatgattgagttattacatgagacatgatacagaaagttgtactgtatattttaacataccttcagatgtttattcGTGTTTATTTTGCACTGTAACTGTATTAAAGCAGtggagaggatgttcacatgcttctctttaactgaggcgctaaagcgatctgtcacgccacattaaacagcgccaaaatggtatttattttttgaatctcataataagatggatgtcatttgaaatctgagactttgcttcatgtcaaaagtaacaaaacacaaagattattgtgatttattggatgggaggcgctacatattctgctcattcatcaactgaaaacagactagactaatcgattcttcggatttaagaatcgatattggttcataaaaatgagaatcgattaaaatcgagaaatttattcatttttacccagccctataaAATAATGATAGATGGTAAATGATAGTCCTTTCTAAATATATGGCAAAGTGATAAATTATTTACTAGGTGAAGCGGGTTAAAATCTTTTTGCATCGTGGTTTTCTAAATGGTCAAACACTGCTGTCATGTTTTCACAGAGGATTTAATGTTCTAGTCAAAGATCTGGATGGGAAGAACCATCAAATGACAGTCAACAACCTTTTATTCCCCATTATTGTAGCAGAGAGTAGTAAAAAGGTTTGTCACTTTCCTAATGTTATTGTATATTCTGTTggtaaattgatttttttaatggataAAATTGACCGTTGtgaaatgtatttgtttacagATAAAAACAGACATGGTCCTTGTCATGTGCAAGAAGAAGTCAGCAAAAAAATGGGAATGTTTGACACAAGTAGAAAAACAGTCTAAGGAGAAAGAGTGAGTTCAAAAGCACACACTTTCATTCTGTATTCGTTTTCCTTTTTAAGTTTCTAAATGGCAGATTTATGcataaaagtaattaatattatgaTGTAAATTAATATgatccaaaataaaataaaaaataaatttgcaatcATGAGTTACATAATGTTCAATGCTGGGTTTTGACTGATTACATGTGATCTGGATTACGTAttcagattccaaaaatgtagtacttgtaattagattatattacattttataatgcttataatcagattacagttacttttttacgGACTACATATTATTCACACAATGCTAGTAAATGATCCATAATTTATTGATCCTCTGTAATTCTTCTTTTTACTCTTAAATGTTCCTTtctaaaaaatgtattcattttaattttctcgatttaattaatcattagcTTTTCATCAACATCACAATCCCCCTGCAGTTCTTTCATTAACCCTAGTTTGGGAAACCCTGGCATAATGCAATGCTTAATGCATTTCATGATGTCGATAAAGAatggaaaatattttctattttctaaTATCTTCTATTTTCTAATATTTTCtaatatgcatgttattttttgttacaatatcttactcaggacagtactaaacaaaaaataacatgcattttttattatccctcttattttattaaaataattctcattttcacagattctgcaaggggttcacatactttttcatgccactgtatatatatatatatatatatatatatatatatatatatatatatatatatatatatatatatatatatatatatatatatatatatatatatatatatatatatatatatatatatatatatatatatatatatatatatatatatac from Megalobrama amblycephala isolate DHTTF-2021 linkage group LG17, ASM1881202v1, whole genome shotgun sequence includes these protein-coding regions:
- the LOC125251489 gene encoding calcyclin-binding protein, whose amino-acid sequence is MDTNELIAGLESDLREITSLLEKCERQRVRDVLTQEHKKMEKELAQKRQQKLQQAKKDSGDKTDTTLKGYTVKINNYGWDQSDKFVKIYITLKGVHTIPAENVEANFTERGFNVLVKDLDGKNHQMTVNNLLFPIIVAESSKKIKTDMVLVMCKKKSAKKWECLTQVEKQSKEKDKPNMNENADPSEGLMSMLKKIYTDGDDEMKRTINKAWVESQEKKGKADDLDF